A portion of the Aquamicrobium lusatiense genome contains these proteins:
- a CDS encoding aspartate aminotransferase family protein produces MTDQTISRANLQAIDSAHHLHPFTDHKELRGAGARMIVRSEGPYIYDSEGAEILDGMAGLWCINVGYGREELARVAYDQMKELPFYNSFFRCTTPTPVLLAGKLAELAPDNVNQVFYGSSGSEANDTALKLVRHYWALEGKPSKRIVISRKTGYHGSSIAGASLSGMDGMHSQLYGAVPGIVHVMPPYSFELALPGESEHDFGLRAARAVEDAILEAGAENVAAFIGEPVLGAGGVKIPPASYWPEIQRICDKYDVLLMIDEVITGYGRTGEWFACKTFNIKPDTITTAKALTSGYQPLSALLVGDRIASTLIEKGGEFYHGYTYSGHPVACAVALKNLEIIEKEGLIERVREDTGPYLARALAERIGTHPIVGETRAIGLMAAIEIVRDKGDRSRFKGKHAGDKVRDLSIDNGFMVRAVGDTIIMSPPLIWTRENIDVACERLLKALDAAEIELRRLEAESPASE; encoded by the coding sequence ATGACTGACCAGACCATTTCGCGCGCCAATCTGCAGGCCATCGATTCCGCGCATCATCTCCACCCCTTCACCGACCACAAGGAACTGCGTGGCGCCGGCGCCCGCATGATCGTGCGCTCCGAGGGGCCCTATATCTATGACAGCGAAGGCGCCGAGATTCTGGACGGCATGGCCGGCCTGTGGTGCATCAATGTCGGCTATGGCCGCGAGGAACTGGCCCGTGTCGCCTATGACCAGATGAAGGAACTGCCGTTCTACAACTCCTTCTTCCGCTGCACGACGCCGACACCGGTGCTGCTGGCGGGCAAGCTGGCGGAACTGGCGCCCGACAACGTCAATCAGGTGTTCTACGGCTCGTCCGGTTCGGAAGCCAACGACACGGCCCTCAAGCTGGTGCGCCATTACTGGGCGCTGGAAGGCAAGCCGTCGAAGCGCATCGTCATTTCGCGGAAGACCGGCTATCACGGCTCCTCCATTGCCGGCGCTTCTCTGTCCGGCATGGACGGCATGCACAGCCAGCTTTACGGCGCGGTGCCGGGCATCGTCCATGTCATGCCGCCCTATTCGTTCGAGCTTGCCCTGCCGGGCGAGAGCGAGCACGATTTCGGCCTGCGGGCGGCACGTGCCGTCGAAGACGCGATCCTTGAGGCGGGCGCTGAAAACGTCGCCGCCTTCATCGGCGAGCCGGTGCTGGGCGCTGGCGGCGTGAAGATCCCGCCGGCCAGCTACTGGCCGGAAATCCAGCGCATCTGCGACAAGTACGACGTGCTTCTGATGATCGACGAAGTCATCACCGGCTATGGCCGCACCGGCGAATGGTTCGCTTGCAAGACCTTCAACATCAAGCCCGACACCATCACCACGGCCAAGGCGCTGACCTCCGGTTACCAGCCGCTGTCGGCGCTGCTGGTCGGCGATCGCATCGCTTCCACCCTGATCGAGAAGGGTGGCGAATTCTACCATGGCTATACCTATTCGGGGCATCCGGTGGCCTGCGCCGTGGCGCTGAAGAATCTGGAGATCATCGAAAAGGAAGGCCTGATCGAGCGCGTGCGCGAGGACACCGGGCCTTATCTCGCCAGGGCGCTGGCCGAGCGCATCGGCACGCATCCGATCGTCGGCGAAACCCGCGCCATCGGCCTGATGGCGGCCATCGAGATCGTCAGGGACAAGGGCGATCGCAGCCGCTTCAAGGGCAAGCATGCGGGCGACAAGGTGCGTGACCTGTCCATCGACAACGGCTTCATGGTGCGCGCGGTCGGCGATACGATCATCATGTCGCCGCCGCTGATCTGGACCCGCGAGAACATCGACGTGGCCTGCGAGAGGCTGCTGAAAGCGCTCGATGCGGCGGAAATCGAGCTGCGCCGGCTCGAAGCGGAAAGCCCGGCCAGCGAATGA
- a CDS encoding glutamine synthetase family protein, producing MQSEESRNAAIAWLENNPQVESVRVAICDLNGVMRGKRIAADQARKALDGGMRMAYSLIGMDIWGEDIEGNPLVYSTGDSDAVCHWTGRPIVPVDWTPLPTALIPLTLAYDDGRPFPGDPRQALAEIQRRYAARGLTPVVATELEFYLFDAASNEPVGPVSPVNGRRLNADGALSIDELDAFETFISEVYAACRAQNIPVDTTIAENGVGQFEINLNHVADALKAADDAILFKRVVRGIARKHGFIASFMAKPYGDRAGSGLHVHFSLLDGDGNNVFDDGTEKGTDIMRHAVGGLLRGMAQSTLIFAPHFNSYRRLRPKSYAPTAVAWGYENRMVAIRIPGGSHKARRIEHRVAGADANPYLVLASVLGSALIGMEEACDPGQPIAMDVDSHDLPRLPSDWLAAIAAFEQGKLMQALFAPELRDAFVACKQQEADTFARKVGSFELETYMEMV from the coding sequence TTGCAGTCTGAGGAAAGCCGGAATGCCGCGATCGCGTGGCTTGAAAACAATCCGCAGGTGGAAAGCGTGCGCGTCGCCATATGCGACCTCAACGGGGTGATGCGCGGCAAGCGCATTGCCGCCGATCAGGCGCGCAAGGCGCTCGATGGCGGCATGCGGATGGCCTATTCGCTGATCGGCATGGACATCTGGGGAGAGGACATCGAAGGCAATCCGCTGGTCTACAGCACCGGCGATTCCGATGCGGTGTGCCACTGGACCGGCCGGCCGATCGTTCCCGTGGACTGGACACCTCTGCCGACCGCCCTCATCCCGCTCACGCTCGCCTATGATGACGGGCGGCCCTTTCCGGGAGATCCCAGACAGGCGCTGGCGGAAATCCAGAGGCGGTATGCCGCGCGCGGCCTCACGCCGGTCGTTGCCACCGAGCTTGAATTCTATCTGTTCGATGCCGCCTCCAATGAACCCGTCGGGCCGGTCTCGCCGGTGAACGGCAGGAGGCTCAATGCGGATGGAGCCCTGTCCATCGACGAACTGGACGCGTTCGAGACCTTCATCTCGGAAGTCTATGCCGCCTGCCGGGCGCAGAACATTCCCGTCGACACCACCATTGCCGAGAACGGGGTCGGCCAGTTCGAGATCAACCTCAACCACGTCGCCGATGCGCTGAAGGCGGCGGACGACGCCATCCTGTTCAAGCGGGTGGTGCGCGGCATCGCCCGCAAGCACGGCTTCATCGCCAGCTTCATGGCCAAGCCCTATGGCGACCGGGCGGGCAGCGGCCTGCATGTGCATTTCAGCCTGCTCGACGGCGATGGCAACAATGTCTTCGACGACGGCACCGAGAAGGGCACGGACATCATGCGCCACGCCGTCGGCGGGCTTTTGCGCGGCATGGCGCAGAGCACGCTCATCTTCGCGCCGCACTTCAACTCCTACCGCCGGCTGCGGCCCAAATCCTATGCGCCCACCGCCGTGGCATGGGGCTATGAGAACCGGATGGTGGCGATCCGCATTCCCGGCGGATCGCACAAGGCGCGCCGCATCGAGCACCGCGTCGCCGGCGCCGATGCCAATCCCTATCTGGTTCTGGCTAGCGTGCTGGGTTCGGCCCTGATCGGCATGGAAGAGGCCTGCGATCCCGGCCAGCCCATCGCCATGGATGTCGATTCCCACGATCTGCCGCGCCTGCCGTCAGACTGGCTGGCGGCGATCGCCGCATTCGAGCAGGGCAAACTGATGCAGGCGCTTTTCGCTCCGGAACTGCGCGATGCCTTCGTCGCCTGCAAGCAGCAGGAAGCCGATACCTTTGCCCGCAAGGTCGGCAGCTTCGAGCTCGAAACCTATATGGAGATGGTGTGA
- a CDS encoding 3-keto-5-aminohexanoate cleavage protein, translated as MTGLPLIMVAPNGARRTKADHAALPMTVSEIAETAEACWKAGADAIHAHVRDETGRHALDADLYRQLIGALAQRVPQMAVQVSTEAVGIYSAPEQMQLVRTLQPRAISAAIRELVPDAASEAEAARFYGWCRQEQIHVQHILYDDADVARLGDLMARQVIPAGQPSVIYVLGRYSANQQSEPGDLDAFLRAATDLPQSPDWMVCAFGRSETDCLEAAMRAGGKVRVGFENSLWNADGNLAASNEERVAEIAARAHLLGLG; from the coding sequence ATGACCGGCCTTCCGCTCATCATGGTGGCGCCGAACGGCGCGCGCCGCACCAAAGCCGATCACGCGGCACTGCCGATGACCGTTTCCGAGATTGCCGAGACGGCTGAAGCCTGCTGGAAGGCGGGGGCTGACGCCATCCACGCCCATGTGCGCGATGAGACCGGCCGGCATGCGCTCGACGCCGATCTCTATCGCCAGCTCATCGGGGCGCTGGCGCAGCGCGTTCCGCAGATGGCCGTGCAGGTCTCCACCGAGGCGGTCGGCATCTACAGCGCGCCCGAGCAGATGCAGCTTGTGCGCACCTTGCAGCCGCGCGCCATTTCTGCGGCCATTCGTGAACTGGTTCCCGATGCCGCGAGCGAGGCGGAGGCCGCGCGCTTCTATGGCTGGTGCCGGCAGGAGCAGATCCACGTTCAGCACATTCTCTATGACGATGCCGATGTGGCGCGGCTGGGCGACCTGATGGCCCGGCAGGTGATCCCGGCCGGTCAGCCTTCGGTCATCTATGTGCTGGGCCGCTATTCGGCTAACCAGCAGAGCGAGCCCGGCGATCTCGATGCGTTCCTGCGCGCGGCCACGGACCTGCCGCAATCGCCCGACTGGATGGTGTGTGCCTTCGGCCGCAGCGAGACGGATTGCCTTGAGGCTGCGATGCGAGCCGGCGGCAAGGTGCGTGTGGGTTTTGAGAACAGCCTGTGGAATGCGGACGGCAACCTCGCCGCTTCCAATGAGGAGCGCGTCGCCGAAATCGCCGCCCGCGCCCATCTCCTTGGCCTTGGGTGA
- a CDS encoding gamma-glutamyl-gamma-aminobutyrate hydrolase family protein: MARPCVAVATDTIEFAGTEWFATQRQYVMAAARAADVTPLLVPNLGKELDCEAVLDAVDGLLLTGSVSNVYPALYGGEVSPANEPYDPARDATSFALLELALKRGLPLLAICRGLQELNVARGGTLQTEIQSIDGNLDHRAPQSPDRAERFAVKHSIRAAPGSHLAGLIGDEPVMVNSLHRQAIARPGSGIVVEAAAGDGIAEAVSVQDARSFAMGVQWHPEFAAENDPVSQKLFRAFGDDVRAHAARRFPEQEAIQAKA; this comes from the coding sequence ATGGCAAGGCCCTGCGTCGCCGTCGCCACCGACACCATCGAGTTCGCCGGAACCGAATGGTTCGCCACGCAGCGCCAGTATGTCATGGCAGCCGCGCGCGCGGCCGACGTCACGCCGCTTCTGGTGCCGAACCTCGGGAAGGAACTCGACTGCGAGGCCGTGCTCGACGCCGTGGACGGACTGCTGCTCACCGGCTCGGTTTCCAACGTCTATCCCGCGCTCTACGGAGGCGAGGTCAGCCCTGCCAACGAGCCCTACGATCCGGCCCGCGACGCAACCAGCTTCGCCTTGCTGGAGCTTGCCCTGAAGCGCGGCTTGCCGCTGCTGGCGATCTGCCGCGGCCTGCAGGAGCTGAACGTCGCGCGCGGTGGCACGCTGCAGACGGAAATCCAGTCCATCGACGGCAATCTCGACCACCGCGCGCCGCAGTCGCCGGATCGCGCGGAGCGCTTTGCGGTGAAACACAGCATCCGGGCCGCCCCCGGCTCGCATCTGGCGGGGCTGATCGGCGATGAGCCCGTGATGGTCAACTCGCTTCACCGGCAGGCGATCGCGCGGCCCGGCAGCGGCATCGTTGTGGAAGCGGCCGCCGGGGACGGCATTGCCGAGGCCGTATCGGTACAGGATGCACGCAGCTTCGCCATGGGCGTGCAATGGCATCCCGAATTCGCAGCCGAAAACGACCCGGTGTCGCAAAAGCTGTTTCGCGCGTTCGGCGACGACGTGCGCGCCCATGCCGCGCGACGCTTTCCGGAACAGGAAGCCATTCAGGCAAAGGCGTGA
- a CDS encoding serine hydrolase domain-containing protein has protein sequence MTAELPFTRADINLGNWRERPYSMSTFQNVAEYVPSAQIISARIAETPVRPFGHFADIPVSNVAGNTLRLEDFLEESHSDALVVMRKGEVIAEWYAPYVDPARAHIVFSISKSFTGMLAGVLEAEGKLSFDQMVTDFIPDAVGSAYEGLTVRDLFNMTVALDFDELYLDEDGSFDRYRRAMLWKPQRAGDPTTNLRDFLCSLPRAAHPHGTLHRYRSPNSDMAGLVVEAASGMRFADLLSTRVWQPMGAHTDGFITVDSAGNPRTSGGISVTARDLARLGELLRVGGRGVLPAEFVERLWAGGDRAIWAAGDQCFLYPGGSYLAYWYETGTGALAAMGIFGQFLWIDRASETVVVRQASEPLPISDDLDQKTIAALKAICAA, from the coding sequence ATGACCGCCGAACTCCCCTTCACCCGTGCCGACATCAATCTCGGCAACTGGCGCGAGCGTCCCTATTCCATGTCGACGTTCCAGAACGTCGCGGAATATGTTCCCTCCGCCCAGATCATCAGCGCCCGCATCGCCGAGACGCCGGTCCGGCCATTCGGTCATTTCGCCGACATTCCCGTTTCCAACGTGGCGGGAAATACGCTGCGGCTGGAGGATTTTCTGGAGGAAAGCCACAGCGATGCGCTGGTGGTAATGCGCAAGGGCGAGGTCATCGCCGAATGGTACGCGCCTTATGTCGACCCGGCGCGCGCCCATATCGTATTCTCGATCTCCAAGTCGTTCACGGGCATGCTTGCCGGCGTTCTGGAGGCGGAGGGCAAGCTGTCCTTCGACCAGATGGTGACGGATTTCATCCCCGATGCCGTCGGTTCGGCCTACGAGGGGCTGACGGTTCGTGATCTCTTCAACATGACGGTGGCGCTCGATTTCGACGAGCTTTATCTGGACGAAGACGGCAGTTTCGACCGCTATCGCCGGGCCATGCTGTGGAAGCCGCAGCGCGCCGGTGATCCGACCACGAATTTGCGTGATTTCCTGTGCTCGCTGCCGCGCGCCGCTCACCCACACGGCACCCTTCATCGCTATCGCTCGCCGAATTCCGACATGGCCGGTCTGGTGGTCGAGGCGGCCTCCGGCATGCGCTTCGCGGACCTTCTGAGCACGCGCGTATGGCAGCCGATGGGTGCGCATACGGATGGCTTCATCACCGTCGACAGCGCCGGCAATCCGCGCACGTCGGGCGGCATTTCCGTCACCGCGCGCGATCTTGCCCGTCTTGGCGAGTTGCTGCGCGTCGGCGGGCGCGGCGTGCTGCCTGCGGAGTTCGTGGAACGGCTGTGGGCCGGCGGCGACCGCGCCATCTGGGCGGCGGGCGACCAGTGCTTCCTTTATCCGGGCGGCAGCTATCTTGCCTACTGGTACGAGACCGGAACCGGCGCGCTGGCCGCCATGGGCATTTTCGGCCAGTTCCTGTGGATCGACCGCGCCTCGGAAACCGTCGTCGTGCGCCAGGCTTCGGAGCCGCTGCCGATCAGCGACGATCTCGACCAGAAAACCATTGCCGCGCTGAAGGCAATCTGCGCAGCCTGA
- a CDS encoding aldehyde dehydrogenase: protein MADCTDWHQLAETVSFPTLAIIDGRKVPAVSGQTFASVNPATGKVLAEVAACDGRDIDLAVAAARRSFEQGVWRDRAPAERKAVLLKLAELLRVELPRLAVLESLDMGKLVRDAHDNDIANAISILQWHAEEADKIYDEVAPLPPGNLGIVRRVPLGVIGAVVPWNFPFNMAVWKCIPALVAGNSVVLKPAEQSPFTALRLGELALEAGIPAGVLNVVPGLGETAGQALGRHMDVDCLAFTGSTAVGKLFLRYAGESNMKQVWLECGGKSPAIVFSDCADLDHAADQIAAGIFYNQGQVCSASSRLYVHAPIARRLTDLLVQRAGRHRPGDPLDPASGLGAMVDARHAATVMRYVEAGKREADLATGGCTATVNGAGSFIEPTIFTGVRQEASIMQEEIFGPVLSVSTFEHEDEAVRLANASIYGLAASIFTDDLSRAHRVSERIVAGVVAVNVVDPVNPAVPFGGFRQSGNGRDLSRHAVDKYTALRTTWIRHRH from the coding sequence ATGGCCGATTGCACCGACTGGCACCAGTTGGCAGAGACCGTGAGCTTTCCCACGCTCGCCATCATCGATGGCCGCAAGGTGCCGGCAGTGTCGGGGCAAACCTTCGCATCGGTGAACCCGGCCACCGGCAAGGTGCTGGCCGAGGTGGCCGCCTGCGACGGCCGCGACATCGATCTTGCCGTCGCCGCCGCGCGCCGCAGTTTCGAGCAGGGCGTGTGGCGCGACCGCGCGCCGGCCGAGCGCAAGGCCGTGCTCCTGAAACTGGCGGAACTGCTGCGGGTGGAACTGCCCCGGCTGGCGGTTCTGGAATCGCTGGACATGGGCAAGCTGGTGCGCGATGCCCACGACAACGACATCGCCAACGCCATCAGCATTCTTCAGTGGCATGCGGAGGAAGCCGACAAGATCTATGACGAGGTGGCGCCGCTGCCGCCCGGCAATCTCGGCATCGTGCGGCGTGTGCCGCTGGGTGTCATCGGCGCGGTGGTGCCATGGAACTTCCCCTTCAACATGGCGGTGTGGAAGTGCATTCCCGCACTGGTTGCCGGCAACAGCGTGGTGCTGAAGCCGGCCGAGCAGTCGCCCTTCACCGCCCTGCGCCTTGGCGAGCTGGCGCTTGAGGCCGGCATTCCGGCAGGCGTGCTCAATGTGGTGCCGGGGCTTGGCGAAACCGCCGGGCAAGCGCTTGGCCGCCACATGGATGTCGATTGCCTGGCCTTCACCGGCTCCACCGCCGTCGGCAAGCTGTTCCTGCGCTATGCGGGCGAATCCAACATGAAGCAGGTCTGGCTCGAGTGCGGCGGAAAGTCCCCCGCAATCGTCTTTTCCGACTGCGCCGATCTCGATCATGCCGCTGACCAGATCGCCGCCGGCATCTTCTACAATCAGGGGCAGGTGTGCTCGGCCTCTTCCCGCCTCTATGTTCATGCCCCGATTGCCCGCCGGCTCACCGATCTTCTGGTGCAGCGCGCCGGGCGTCACCGCCCCGGCGACCCGCTCGATCCCGCTTCCGGCCTCGGCGCCATGGTCGATGCCAGGCACGCCGCCACCGTCATGCGCTATGTGGAGGCCGGAAAGCGGGAGGCCGACCTTGCCACCGGAGGCTGCACGGCCACGGTGAACGGAGCGGGCAGCTTCATAGAGCCGACCATCTTCACCGGCGTGCGGCAGGAAGCGTCGATCATGCAGGAGGAGATTTTCGGACCCGTGCTCTCTGTCTCGACGTTCGAGCATGAGGACGAGGCCGTCCGCCTCGCCAATGCCAGCATCTACGGGCTCGCTGCCTCGATCTTCACCGACGACCTGTCGCGCGCCCACCGGGTTTCGGAACGCATCGTGGCCGGCGTGGTGGCGGTGAACGTCGTCGACCCCGTCAATCCCGCCGTCCCTTTCGGCGGCTTTCGCCAATCCGGCAACGGACGCGACCTCTCGCGCCACGCCGTCGACAAATACACTGCACTGCGGACCACCTGGATCCGCCATCGTCACTGA
- a CDS encoding MOSC domain-containing protein, with translation MTTAPMTIAGLTIFPLKSARGMPVLSARVGSKGLLDDRSMMVVDETGCAITARAAPLLMQVRVVLDGGEVILFAPGRPPIGFRREELKPACGPVSVWGSEVSAGDAGDAVADWLCGHLERPCRLVVQDDRQPRALDIGSGGVVSLADTAPLLLASTASLKELNLYLEQPVEMDRFRPNVVVAGELPFDEDAWAEIRIGDMRFEVAGACDRCMMTTLDPASGQARQDHEPLSMLGKQRRGEDGKVYFGQFLIPHSAGRIHLGDAVEVLSRRKPVALLPGSARKVTRLPTAAAQGLQSGSRQVELTCVAVIDETNDMKTFRFVAEPSFTYSPGQFITLMPVIDGEIVRRSYTISSSPSRPLHMSVTVKRAQDGFVSCWLHENLRVGDRLQASGPNGKFHLGAAGDAKKLFLVSAGSGVTPMISILRTIADANLDRDVVYHHSARTAADMPFRDELKLLQHQLGDRLRISWNLSAKGADDAVDAPGIVHAGRFDESMAQIVCPDLSDRIAFCCGPTGFRNKVRDVCTSLAAQPALAYLEESFGADESAVDLPPIGRYSVSFQRSGKTVEGEGTTTLLALARGAGVKIQSDCEAGICGSCRCTVVTGDWRIAANAADRDRSVLSDEEKAANVVLACSTSPIGDVVVEL, from the coding sequence ATGACAACTGCGCCCATGACCATCGCCGGCCTGACGATCTTCCCGCTGAAGTCGGCGCGGGGGATGCCGGTGCTGTCGGCGCGTGTCGGCTCCAAGGGGCTTCTCGACGACCGCTCGATGATGGTCGTCGACGAGACGGGCTGCGCCATCACCGCGCGCGCTGCTCCGCTGCTGATGCAGGTCAGGGTGGTGCTGGATGGCGGCGAGGTGATCCTGTTCGCGCCGGGCAGGCCGCCGATCGGATTTCGCCGGGAAGAGCTGAAGCCTGCCTGCGGGCCGGTTTCCGTGTGGGGTAGCGAGGTTTCAGCCGGCGATGCCGGCGATGCGGTGGCGGACTGGCTTTGCGGGCATCTGGAACGGCCATGCCGGCTGGTGGTGCAGGACGACCGTCAGCCCCGCGCACTCGACATCGGCAGTGGCGGGGTCGTCAGCCTTGCCGATACCGCGCCGCTTCTGCTGGCCAGCACGGCGTCGCTGAAAGAACTGAACCTCTATCTCGAGCAGCCGGTGGAAATGGACCGGTTCCGGCCGAATGTCGTGGTGGCGGGCGAGCTTCCCTTCGACGAGGACGCATGGGCCGAAATTCGTATCGGCGACATGCGCTTCGAGGTCGCCGGGGCCTGCGACCGGTGCATGATGACCACGCTTGACCCCGCGAGCGGTCAGGCGCGTCAGGATCACGAGCCGCTGAGCATGCTGGGAAAGCAGCGGCGGGGTGAAGACGGCAAGGTCTATTTCGGCCAGTTCCTGATTCCGCATTCGGCCGGCCGTATCCATCTCGGCGATGCGGTCGAGGTCCTGTCGCGCAGGAAGCCGGTGGCGCTGCTGCCGGGTTCGGCGCGGAAGGTCACGCGCCTGCCCACGGCGGCCGCGCAGGGGCTTCAGTCCGGCAGCCGGCAGGTGGAGCTTACATGTGTGGCGGTGATTGACGAGACGAACGACATGAAGACATTCCGCTTCGTGGCGGAGCCGTCCTTCACCTATTCGCCCGGCCAGTTCATAACGCTGATGCCCGTCATCGACGGCGAGATCGTGCGCCGCAGCTATACGATCTCGTCCTCTCCCTCGCGGCCCCTGCACATGTCGGTGACCGTCAAGCGGGCGCAGGACGGTTTCGTGTCGTGCTGGCTGCATGAGAACCTGCGTGTCGGCGACCGGCTTCAGGCCTCCGGTCCGAACGGAAAGTTTCATCTGGGCGCCGCCGGGGATGCGAAGAAGCTGTTTCTGGTCTCGGCGGGAAGCGGCGTGACGCCGATGATCTCGATCCTGCGCACCATTGCCGATGCCAATCTCGATCGGGATGTCGTCTACCACCACAGTGCCCGAACCGCGGCCGACATGCCGTTCCGGGACGAACTGAAACTGCTCCAGCATCAGCTCGGCGACCGGCTGCGCATTTCCTGGAATCTTTCCGCGAAAGGCGCGGACGATGCCGTTGATGCGCCGGGCATTGTGCATGCCGGCAGGTTCGACGAGAGCATGGCGCAGATCGTCTGCCCCGACCTGTCCGATCGCATCGCCTTCTGCTGCGGCCCGACGGGCTTCCGCAACAAGGTGCGCGATGTGTGCACCAGCCTGGCGGCGCAACCGGCGCTGGCCTATCTGGAAGAGAGTTTCGGGGCGGACGAAAGCGCTGTCGATCTTCCCCCGATCGGGCGCTACAGCGTTTCGTTCCAGCGGTCCGGTAAGACCGTGGAGGGAGAGGGCACCACCACGCTTCTCGCGCTGGCGCGCGGTGCCGGCGTCAAAATCCAGTCCGATTGCGAGGCCGGTATCTGCGGCTCATGCCGTTGCACCGTGGTAACTGGGGACTGGCGCATCGCGGCCAATGCTGCCGACCGCGACCGGTCCGTGCTTTCGGATGAGGAAAAGGCGGCGAATGTGGTTCTCGCCTGCTCGACCTCCCCCATAGGCGATGTCGTCGTGGAGCTCTGA
- a CDS encoding 3-hydroxyacyl-CoA dehydrogenase NAD-binding domain-containing protein, protein MASVSAYRSGHEVRTVAVIGCGLIGGMWAAFFLHRGLDVRAWDPAPDGEERLAAFVEAGLGDLDAVGPSGRERGRLIWCATIAEAVEGADYVQENAPEKLPLKQALLDEIDAAVPADVVIGSSTSSFPASQLQAECANPERVIVAHPFNPPHLVPLVELVAGERGAPAAVDAAYAFFEAIGKVPVRVAREAVGHLANRMSSALWREAVNIVAEGIASVEDVDRAIRFGPGLRWAVEGPHMLYHLGGGEGGLEAYLDHLGPAQEARWGTLGTPRLDAETKRKLVEGMQAEVAGRAMGELTQRRDRLLIALLRLMAEDEAGANEKTGKGAR, encoded by the coding sequence ATGGCGAGTGTGAGCGCATATCGGTCAGGACATGAGGTTCGCACCGTCGCGGTGATCGGATGTGGCCTCATTGGCGGCATGTGGGCGGCTTTCTTCCTGCATCGCGGGCTGGATGTGCGTGCATGGGACCCTGCGCCGGATGGAGAAGAGCGACTGGCGGCTTTCGTCGAAGCGGGGCTGGGTGATCTCGATGCGGTCGGCCCGTCTGGCCGTGAGCGCGGCCGGCTGATCTGGTGTGCCACGATCGCGGAGGCAGTCGAGGGCGCGGATTACGTTCAGGAAAACGCACCGGAAAAACTGCCGCTCAAGCAGGCGCTGCTGGACGAAATCGATGCCGCAGTTCCCGCCGATGTCGTCATCGGATCGAGCACTTCTTCTTTTCCCGCAAGTCAGTTGCAGGCCGAATGCGCCAATCCGGAGCGCGTCATCGTCGCTCATCCCTTCAATCCCCCGCATCTGGTGCCGCTGGTGGAACTGGTGGCGGGCGAGAGAGGGGCGCCTGCGGCAGTCGATGCCGCCTATGCCTTCTTTGAGGCGATCGGCAAGGTTCCGGTGCGTGTGGCGCGCGAGGCCGTCGGCCATCTCGCCAACCGCATGAGCTCGGCGCTGTGGCGCGAGGCCGTCAACATCGTGGCCGAGGGCATCGCCTCGGTTGAGGATGTGGACCGGGCGATCCGATTCGGGCCGGGGCTGCGCTGGGCGGTCGAAGGCCCGCACATGCTCTATCATCTGGGCGGCGGCGAGGGCGGGCTTGAGGCCTATCTCGACCATCTCGGCCCCGCGCAGGAGGCAAGATGGGGGACGCTCGGCACGCCGCGCCTCGATGCGGAGACGAAGCGCAAGCTGGTCGAAGGCATGCAGGCCGAGGTTGCCGGGCGCGCAATGGGCGAACTTACACAGCGCCGTGACCGGCTTTTGATCGCGCTTTTGCGCCTCATGGCTGAAGACGAAGCCGGGGCCAATGAAAAAACCGGGAAGGGCGCACGATGA
- a CDS encoding siderophore-interacting protein — translation MSETPYRVFNVRLAERRLLTPNMARLVFAGADLAAMTTLAPDQRIKLFFPREDGTPSALPVSPDYLKVYKALPPHQRAPMRTYTIRAIDPARQLLTVDFVVHGDNGPASRWAMSAEPGDRIQITGPNKEYDGEIAGFDWEPPPGLSDLLIIGDETALPAIAGILEQIALWEVKPRATVRVELPCMEDAQPVPSWDGLDLRWLPRDAGNHGYGELMAGAALAADLPGSARRTGPAQPEAVDVDKDTLWDRAAPADNSFYGWIAGETAAVSRIRTHFLGELGIDRNQLTMMGYWRYGKAHA, via the coding sequence ATGTCGGAAACGCCCTACCGTGTCTTCAATGTCCGGCTGGCCGAGCGCCGGCTGCTGACGCCGAACATGGCACGGCTGGTGTTTGCGGGCGCCGATCTGGCTGCCATGACGACGCTTGCACCGGACCAGCGCATCAAGCTGTTCTTTCCGCGTGAGGATGGAACGCCGTCAGCCCTTCCCGTCAGCCCCGACTATCTGAAGGTCTACAAGGCGCTGCCGCCGCACCAGCGCGCGCCGATGCGCACCTACACGATCCGCGCCATCGATCCGGCCCGGCAGCTTCTCACCGTCGATTTCGTCGTCCATGGCGACAACGGACCGGCCTCGCGCTGGGCGATGAGCGCAGAGCCGGGTGACCGGATTCAGATTACCGGCCCGAACAAGGAATATGACGGTGAGATTGCCGGTTTCGACTGGGAGCCGCCACCGGGGCTGAGCGATCTGCTCATCATCGGCGACGAGACGGCGCTGCCGGCCATCGCCGGCATTCTGGAACAGATCGCCTTGTGGGAGGTCAAACCTCGGGCGACGGTTCGTGTCGAACTGCCCTGCATGGAGGATGCACAGCCGGTTCCGTCGTGGGATGGTCTCGACCTGCGCTGGCTGCCCCGCGACGCAGGCAACCATGGCTATGGCGAGCTGATGGCCGGCGCAGCACTTGCCGCGGATCTTCCCGGCAGCGCCAGGCGTACGGGCCCGGCACAGCCGGAAGCGGTCGATGTCGACAAGGACACATTATGGGACCGTGCGGCGCCAGCCGACAACAGCTTCTACGGATGGATCGCCGGTGAAACGGCGGCCGTCAGCCGCATTCGTACGCATTTTCTGGGCGAGCTTGGCATAGACCGCAATCAGCTCACCATGATGGGCTACTGGCGTTATGGCAAAGCCCATGCATAG